The following proteins are encoded in a genomic region of Acetobacter oryzoeni:
- a CDS encoding inositol monophosphatase family protein encodes MTHSEELGLFTDVATMMADAARTVVRPWFRRDVTVDDKKDASPVTIADRSAERVMRAILAERLPDHGVFGEEFGHENAEAPWQWLLDPVDGTRAFVTGRPMFGTLIALCHHGVPVLGLLDQPVLNERWLGVKGQPTQFSSPLGGRPATRQNVALEAAEMSCTSPEMLELAPHTGWKTLKACAKRMTWGGDCYAYGLLALGQIDLIAECDMNPWDWAALVPVIEGAGGVITAWDGTPLRMDGDRTVLAAGSASLHQQAVATLQADR; translated from the coding sequence ATGACACATTCGGAAGAACTCGGTCTTTTTACTGATGTCGCCACCATGATGGCAGATGCCGCCCGCACGGTCGTGCGCCCGTGGTTCCGACGAGATGTGACTGTGGATGATAAAAAGGATGCAAGCCCCGTAACCATTGCAGACCGCAGCGCAGAACGGGTGATGCGTGCCATTCTGGCTGAACGCCTCCCCGATCATGGCGTGTTTGGTGAAGAGTTCGGCCATGAAAACGCAGAGGCTCCGTGGCAATGGTTGCTGGACCCGGTAGATGGCACGCGGGCTTTTGTAACGGGTCGCCCCATGTTTGGAACACTTATTGCCCTTTGCCATCATGGTGTGCCGGTGTTGGGGCTGTTGGATCAGCCGGTGCTGAATGAACGCTGGCTGGGTGTGAAAGGCCAGCCTACGCAGTTTTCATCACCGCTGGGCGGTCGGCCTGCCACACGCCAGAACGTGGCGCTGGAAGCTGCGGAAATGTCCTGCACATCCCCCGAAATGCTGGAACTGGCCCCGCACACCGGCTGGAAAACCCTGAAAGCCTGCGCCAAGCGCATGACATGGGGGGGAGATTGCTACGCCTATGGCCTGCTGGCTTTGGGGCAGATTGATCTGATCGCGGAATGTGACATGAATCCGTGGGATTGGGCTGCCCTTGTGCCCGTTATTGAAGGCGCAGGTGGCGTGATAACAGCATGGGATGGCACACCCTTACGGATGGATGGAGACCGTACAGTGCTGGCGGCTGGTTCGGCATCTTTACATCAGCAAGCCGTGGCAACCTTGCAGGCAGATCGCTAG
- a CDS encoding YraN family protein: protein MIGKMLTQNGLGYKIPNKVAAKQGPAFLQKQRRGSVAYTQGVAAEQQACDWLEQDGWTVLLRRARTHRGEIDIVASKAAVLCFVEVKKRRSIEEALVSLQPAQQRRLFRAAECLLQKHPYWQYEEMRFDLFVFDDAGRMQRLEDVIRQM from the coding sequence ATGATAGGTAAAATGCTCACACAAAATGGGCTGGGCTATAAGATACCGAACAAAGTGGCTGCAAAACAGGGGCCAGCATTTTTGCAGAAACAAAGACGCGGCAGTGTTGCCTACACGCAAGGTGTGGCAGCCGAACAGCAAGCCTGTGACTGGCTGGAACAAGACGGATGGACCGTGCTTTTGCGCCGAGCCCGCACCCACCGCGGTGAAATTGATATTGTAGCCAGTAAAGCAGCAGTTCTGTGTTTTGTGGAAGTAAAAAAACGGCGTTCTATAGAAGAAGCCTTGGTAAGTTTACAGCCAGCACAACAGCGGCGCTTGTTCCGTGCGGCCGAATGTCTGCTGCAAAAGCACCCTTATTGGCAATATGAAGAAATGCGTTTTGATCTGTTTGTGTTTGATGATGCAGGCAGAATGCAACGGTTGGAGGATGTTATCCGCCAAATGTAA
- a CDS encoding sulfurtransferase, which translates to MPHHDVLFASQTGLCDLCARIFRITMGQTADMSPLISTQKLAEMLGSSGVHVLDATALLPGETFNPQQSFAAAHIPGSRYFDIELFSDPESALPHTAPSAARFSHLFGRLGITAQDTVVFYDQGNVASACRGWWLTRLFGHEHSFILDGGLPAWVRDGHPTEAAAPTAALPAPYQPRTCYTHIVGLGDMLDIVKHGARPILDARSAARFYGETPEPRPNVASGHMPGARNMPYKNLLNTKGQFLPPEQLHTLFAQAGITEADTPVTTCGSGMTAAVLTAGLAIAGLNMGALYDGSWAEWGSFPNAPVTVERTA; encoded by the coding sequence ATGCCGCACCATGATGTTTTGTTTGCCAGTCAGACAGGGCTGTGTGATCTTTGCGCTAGAATATTCAGAATAACAATGGGTCAGACAGCCGATATGTCACCTCTTATTTCCACACAAAAACTGGCCGAAATGCTTGGCTCCTCCGGCGTGCATGTGCTGGATGCAACTGCCCTCTTGCCCGGAGAAACCTTTAACCCGCAGCAAAGTTTTGCCGCTGCGCATATTCCCGGTAGCCGGTATTTTGATATCGAACTGTTTTCTGATCCAGAAAGCGCCTTGCCGCATACTGCCCCTTCCGCCGCGCGGTTTAGCCACCTGTTTGGCAGGCTTGGCATAACGGCACAGGATACCGTGGTTTTTTATGATCAGGGCAATGTGGCATCGGCTTGCCGCGGGTGGTGGTTAACGCGCCTGTTTGGGCATGAACACAGTTTTATTCTGGATGGCGGATTGCCCGCATGGGTGCGTGATGGACACCCAACAGAAGCAGCAGCTCCTACTGCCGCATTGCCGGCCCCTTATCAGCCACGCACATGTTATACGCATATTGTGGGTCTGGGGGACATGCTGGATATTGTAAAACACGGCGCACGCCCCATTCTGGATGCCCGCAGCGCTGCCCGTTTTTATGGTGAAACTCCAGAACCTCGGCCCAATGTCGCTTCGGGCCACATGCCGGGTGCGCGCAATATGCCTTATAAAAACCTGCTGAATACAAAAGGGCAGTTTTTACCTCCTGAACAGTTGCATACTCTATTTGCGCAAGCAGGCATTACGGAAGCTGATACCCCCGTAACCACCTGCGGCTCCGGCATGACCGCCGCCGTGCTGACAGCAGGTTTGGCTATTGCCGGGCTTAATATGGGTGCCTTGTATGATGGATCCTGGGCAGAATGGGGCAGCTTCCCCAATGCGCCCGTAACAGTGGAACGCACAGCATGA
- a CDS encoding AI-2E family transporter, translated as MATGQPASTERIMRLLLLGGITYGCVLVLAPFSSALLWAGVLAYTTWPLFQHLRRRMGPNAASLTMTLLCAVGVVLPLAFLASACVSSGPRWARQVMAFVGTIHELPPLPHWIASLPAFGPDISHHWERWSRNISSVGDELRPYAGEIIQSLLEVLMRMANGALHLVMALFIAFFFWLSGPMLWDTVQAVMVRIAGHQAGRHLHIVGSTVRGTVYGILGTAIIQGILTGLGLWLLGVGEAVILGVLAAFLAVFPIGAPLVWIPAALWLFGMHHPGKGILLLLYGVLVISGADHLIRPLFIARGSKLPYLLTVLGVIGGLLAFGGVGIFLGPILLAIGFTLTTEFAADEAAQPLTQDEKRTLTS; from the coding sequence ATGGCAACTGGTCAGCCCGCTTCTACCGAACGCATCATGCGGCTGCTGCTTTTGGGCGGCATTACGTATGGGTGCGTTCTGGTGCTTGCACCCTTTTCTTCTGCTCTGCTGTGGGCGGGCGTGCTGGCTTATACAACGTGGCCATTGTTCCAGCATTTGCGCCGCCGCATGGGGCCAAACGCTGCCAGTTTGACCATGACATTGCTATGCGCCGTTGGTGTGGTGTTGCCGCTGGCATTTCTGGCATCTGCCTGCGTATCATCCGGCCCACGCTGGGCGCGGCAGGTTATGGCGTTTGTTGGCACTATTCATGAACTGCCACCCCTGCCCCATTGGATTGCATCACTGCCGGCGTTTGGGCCGGATATCAGCCATCATTGGGAGCGCTGGAGCCGTAACATCAGCTCTGTGGGGGATGAACTGCGCCCCTATGCGGGTGAGATCATTCAATCTCTCCTTGAAGTGTTGATGCGCATGGCCAATGGTGCCCTGCATCTGGTTATGGCGCTGTTTATTGCCTTCTTTTTTTGGCTCAGCGGCCCCATGTTATGGGATACGGTGCAAGCCGTTATGGTGCGTATTGCAGGCCATCAGGCCGGGCGGCATCTACATATTGTGGGCAGCACGGTACGCGGAACAGTGTATGGCATTTTAGGCACCGCGATCATACAGGGTATTCTCACAGGTTTGGGCCTGTGGCTGTTAGGGGTTGGAGAAGCTGTTATTTTAGGTGTGCTGGCGGCATTTCTGGCAGTTTTTCCTATAGGTGCTCCGTTGGTGTGGATACCTGCCGCTCTATGGCTGTTTGGTATGCACCATCCGGGAAAAGGCATTTTACTGCTGCTTTATGGTGTTTTGGTTATCTCGGGAGCAGATCATCTTATCCGCCCGCTGTTTATTGCGCGGGGCAGTAAGCTTCCCTATTTGCTGACAGTGCTGGGTGTTATTGGCGGCCTTCTGGCTTTTGGCGGTGTAGGCATTTTTCTGGGGCCTATTCTGCTGGCTATTGGTTTTACGCTCACAACAGAATTTGCAGCAGATGAAGCCGCGCAACCTCTTACGCAGGATGAAAAAAGGACTCTGACATCATGA
- the serA gene encoding phosphoglycerate dehydrogenase: MSTSTHLSLPKDKIRILLLEGIHDSAVALLKASGYENVVRHKGALEGDALKEALEGVHIVGIRSRTQLTKEVLDGADRLMAIGCFCIGTNQVDLEAARMNGIPVFNAPYSNTRSVAELVMGEIVMLMRRIFPRSVECHEGKWSKSAHNSWEVRGKTLGIVGYGSIGSQLSVLAEAFGMRVVYYDVVDKLGHGNALPVETLEDLLAQSDVVSLHVPQLPTTKNLMGEAQIKAMKKGSFLINNARGNVVDLDALAEALKSGHLLGAAIDVYPKEPKGPNDKLETPVQGLDNVILSPHVGGSTVEAQERIGVEVARKLVEYSDVGSTFGSVNFPGVQLPQSPRGTRFMHAHRNVPGMMMRLNEIFMNADCNVTAQFLQTDGEIGYVVIEADTGGNTELDDRLLQALRGLEGTIRARLIYKGK, translated from the coding sequence ATGAGCACAAGCACGCACCTGTCTCTCCCCAAGGACAAGATCCGCATTCTGCTGCTGGAGGGTATCCACGATAGTGCCGTCGCCCTTCTTAAAGCCAGCGGTTATGAAAACGTTGTGCGTCATAAAGGCGCGCTGGAGGGCGATGCCCTCAAAGAGGCGCTGGAAGGTGTGCATATTGTTGGCATCCGTTCCCGCACGCAGCTGACCAAGGAAGTGCTGGATGGCGCAGACCGGCTTATGGCCATTGGCTGCTTCTGCATCGGCACCAATCAGGTTGATCTTGAAGCTGCGCGCATGAACGGTATCCCCGTTTTTAACGCACCTTACAGCAACACACGTTCCGTGGCGGAACTGGTGATGGGCGAAATTGTCATGCTCATGCGCCGTATTTTCCCACGCTCTGTGGAATGCCATGAAGGTAAGTGGTCCAAATCCGCCCATAATAGCTGGGAAGTACGCGGTAAAACGCTGGGTATTGTCGGCTATGGCTCTATTGGTTCCCAGCTTTCCGTGCTGGCAGAAGCCTTTGGCATGCGCGTTGTGTATTACGATGTGGTGGACAAGCTGGGCCACGGGAATGCGCTGCCAGTAGAAACGCTGGAAGATCTGCTGGCACAGAGCGATGTTGTTAGCCTGCATGTTCCGCAGTTGCCCACAACCAAGAACCTAATGGGTGAAGCCCAGATCAAGGCGATGAAGAAAGGCTCTTTCCTCATCAACAACGCACGTGGCAACGTGGTTGATCTGGATGCGCTGGCAGAAGCACTGAAAAGCGGCCATCTGCTGGGTGCAGCTATTGACGTGTACCCCAAGGAACCCAAAGGCCCGAATGACAAGCTGGAAACACCTGTGCAGGGGCTGGATAACGTTATCCTCTCCCCACATGTTGGTGGCTCCACCGTGGAAGCGCAGGAACGCATTGGCGTGGAAGTGGCGCGCAAGCTGGTGGAATATTCCGATGTGGGGTCCACATTCGGTTCCGTGAACTTCCCCGGCGTTCAGTTGCCGCAAAGCCCACGTGGCACGCGCTTTATGCACGCGCACCGCAATGTGCCGGGCATGATGATGCGCCTGAACGAAATCTTCATGAACGCAGATTGCAACGTTACGGCGCAGTTCCTGCAGACGGATGGAGAAATCGGTTACGTGGTGATTGAAGCCGATACCGGCGGCAACACGGAACTGGATGATCGTCTTCTTCAGGCTCTGCGCGGTCTGGAAGGCACAATCCGCGCACGCCTGATTTACAAAGGTAAATAA
- a CDS encoding YifB family Mg chelatase-like AAA ATPase produces MSIGAGILNSRIRSFAFCGIEARPVWVEVQISSGLPAFLMVGLPDKAVAEARERVRAALTSIGLALPAKRILVNLVPADIPKEGSHFDLPIALALLTAMGVIPGEEVARYAALGELSLDGRLNPVAGVLSASLEAASMNLGLVCPAAQGQEALCGGDISILAAPDLLALINHFNGLQVLSPPAFSAQEDEPVSEPDLADIRGMETGRRALEIAAAGGHSLLLSGPPGAGKSMLAARLPSLLPDLSVAESLDVSRIYSAAGLLLGGRPIRRPPFRDPHHSASLPALVGGGARARPGEISLAHRGVLFLDELPEFSRSALEALRQPLETGQISIARAAVHVTYPARFQLIAAMNPCRCGYLGDASRECRKAPRCGEDYMNRLSGPLLDRIDMHLAMQPYEPLGYMAGPPGENSATVAERVWCARQMQAERQGARKNAEAALEDLCVSAEAQNMAQAIAARFRFSARGYTRMLRVARSIADLAGELDIQPQHVAEAATYRSRGSAN; encoded by the coding sequence GTGTCTATCGGGGCGGGAATACTCAATTCCCGCATCCGTAGCTTTGCCTTTTGCGGCATAGAAGCCCGCCCCGTTTGGGTGGAAGTGCAGATTTCCAGCGGTTTGCCTGCCTTTTTAATGGTTGGCCTGCCGGATAAAGCCGTAGCAGAAGCGCGTGAGCGTGTGCGTGCGGCGCTTACTTCCATCGGGCTTGCCCTGCCTGCCAAGCGTATTCTGGTTAATCTTGTTCCCGCGGATATTCCCAAGGAAGGATCGCATTTCGATCTTCCCATAGCCTTGGCGTTGCTAACGGCCATGGGGGTGATACCGGGTGAGGAAGTGGCGCGGTATGCCGCTTTGGGCGAACTTTCTCTAGATGGGCGGCTCAACCCGGTTGCGGGTGTGCTTTCTGCTTCCCTAGAAGCAGCTTCCATGAATTTGGGTTTGGTATGCCCTGCGGCACAAGGGCAGGAAGCCTTGTGTGGTGGGGATATTTCCATTCTGGCCGCACCAGATTTGCTAGCACTTATCAATCATTTTAACGGATTGCAGGTTTTGTCTCCTCCAGCGTTTTCTGCGCAGGAAGATGAACCGGTGTCTGAACCCGATCTGGCGGATATACGCGGGATGGAAACAGGCCGCCGTGCGCTGGAAATTGCAGCGGCAGGCGGGCATTCCCTATTGCTCAGTGGGCCGCCGGGTGCGGGTAAATCCATGCTGGCTGCGCGTTTACCGAGCCTGCTGCCAGATCTTTCTGTGGCAGAGAGTCTGGATGTTTCGCGCATATATAGTGCAGCGGGTTTATTGCTTGGTGGCCGGCCCATAAGGCGCCCCCCTTTTCGTGATCCGCACCATTCGGCCAGTCTGCCCGCTTTAGTGGGCGGAGGTGCTCGTGCGCGGCCGGGTGAAATCAGTCTGGCGCATCGGGGTGTGTTGTTTTTAGATGAATTGCCAGAATTTTCTCGCTCGGCCTTGGAGGCGCTACGGCAACCGTTAGAAACCGGCCAGATTAGCATTGCGCGTGCTGCCGTGCATGTAACCTACCCTGCCCGCTTTCAGCTTATTGCGGCCATGAACCCGTGCCGTTGTGGGTATCTGGGTGATGCCAGCCGGGAATGTAGAAAAGCCCCGCGCTGTGGTGAGGATTACATGAACCGTCTTTCTGGCCCATTGCTGGACAGAATAGACATGCATCTGGCCATGCAGCCCTATGAACCCTTGGGCTATATGGCAGGCCCACCGGGAGAAAACAGCGCAACAGTGGCAGAGCGTGTGTGGTGCGCGCGCCAGATGCAGGCAGAGCGACAAGGTGCGCGCAAGAACGCAGAAGCCGCGTTGGAAGATTTATGCGTATCAGCAGAAGCGCAGAACATGGCGCAAGCCATAGCGGCCAGATTTCGGTTTTCCGCTCGCGGGTATACACGCATGTTACGCGTAGCACGCAGCATTGCTGATCTTGCAGGAGAGCTGGATATTCAGCCCCAGCATGTGGCAGAAGCAGCCACCTATCGCAGCCGGGGCTCTGCTAACTAA
- the cls gene encoding cardiolipin synthase, protein MLPDLSISPFTLVLTVIRFVLVVAVGLHILLTKRNTASAIGWIGACVFMPILGTTLYLMFGINRVTRLAKKLVGDRSPRRLEIDQPSSWNRELEGQFAPLALMVGKLSSRALVGGNSIIPLHDGDGAYPHMLDAIEKASKSILLCSYIFRDDKVGGLFADKLVAAHKRGVQVRVLVDGIGSGYFLSPLYHRLRRAGVPCARFMHSLLPWRMPFINLRDHRKILVVDGRIGFLGGLNIADENMVSRKPKHPVSDTHFKVEGPVVRQLAEAAAWDWYFTTQERLHGDLYFQEHKSTGESLARIVTAGPDTDLEKIEYTMLQAITLARKNVRLMTPYFLPGQRLMSELGLAALRGVQVDLVIPHQSNHLPLDWACAANIAPLLNAGVRVWLANPPFNHSKLMVVDRAWSCVGSSNLDIRSLRLNFEINMEIYDTVLAEMLDDFITKHRNKRLTHYDLDNRNKIIQIRDAFARLFMPYL, encoded by the coding sequence ATGTTGCCAGACTTGTCCATTTCACCTTTTACGCTTGTGCTTACAGTTATCAGGTTTGTGCTGGTTGTTGCTGTCGGGTTGCACATTCTTCTTACAAAACGCAACACGGCATCTGCTATCGGGTGGATAGGCGCGTGTGTGTTTATGCCTATACTGGGTACAACCCTTTATCTGATGTTCGGCATCAACCGCGTAACCCGCTTGGCCAAAAAGCTGGTTGGAGATCGTTCTCCCCGCCGGTTGGAAATAGATCAACCTTCATCTTGGAACAGAGAGCTGGAAGGGCAGTTTGCGCCATTAGCCCTTATGGTGGGTAAGCTGAGCAGTCGCGCTCTGGTCGGTGGCAATTCCATCATTCCATTGCATGATGGAGATGGCGCATACCCGCATATGCTGGATGCCATAGAAAAAGCCAGCAAAAGTATCCTGCTGTGTTCCTATATTTTCAGAGATGACAAAGTAGGTGGCCTGTTTGCAGATAAACTGGTTGCTGCCCATAAACGTGGCGTGCAGGTGCGTGTGCTGGTTGATGGCATAGGTAGCGGTTATTTTCTTTCTCCCCTTTACCATCGGTTGCGGCGGGCAGGGGTGCCGTGCGCGCGCTTTATGCATTCTTTGTTGCCGTGGCGGATGCCTTTCATCAATTTGCGCGATCACCGCAAAATTCTGGTGGTAGATGGGCGTATTGGCTTTTTAGGCGGGCTGAATATTGCGGATGAAAACATGGTTTCCCGCAAACCCAAGCACCCGGTATCGGACACTCATTTTAAAGTGGAAGGTCCGGTTGTCCGCCAGTTGGCCGAAGCCGCTGCGTGGGATTGGTATTTTACCACGCAGGAGCGCCTGCATGGTGATCTGTATTTTCAGGAACACAAAAGCACAGGCGAATCACTGGCACGTATTGTCACGGCTGGGCCGGATACAGATCTGGAAAAAATAGAATACACCATGTTGCAGGCCATTACGCTGGCCCGCAAAAACGTAAGGTTGATGACACCTTATTTTCTGCCGGGGCAACGCCTGATGTCCGAGCTGGGGCTAGCGGCTCTTCGCGGTGTGCAGGTTGATCTTGTTATCCCCCACCAGAGCAATCATCTCCCGCTGGATTGGGCGTGTGCTGCCAATATTGCACCTTTGCTCAATGCCGGGGTGCGCGTCTGGCTGGCCAATCCACCCTTTAACCATTCCAAGTTAATGGTGGTAGATAGAGCTTGGTCTTGTGTGGGAAGTTCCAATCTTGATATTCGCAGCCTCAGGCTGAATTTTGAAATCAATATGGAAATCTACGATACCGTATTGGCCGAAATGCTGGATGATTTTATCACCAAACACCGCAACAAACGGCTCACACATTATGATCTGGATAACCGTAACAAGATCATCCAGATCCGAGATGCGTTTGCCAGATTGTTTATGCCCTATTTGTAA
- the grxD gene encoding Grx4 family monothiol glutaredoxin encodes MTDTAQQRIKQDIEANPVMLFMKGDADFPQCGFSARVVQILQHLGVPFKTENVLADPAIRQGIKDFSNWPTIPQLYVKGEFIGGCDIVTEMYQSGELQNLFKEKNIPCNAPA; translated from the coding sequence ATGACAGATACAGCACAGCAGCGCATCAAGCAGGACATTGAAGCCAACCCCGTCATGCTGTTCATGAAAGGGGATGCCGATTTCCCTCAGTGCGGTTTTTCTGCTCGCGTTGTGCAGATTCTCCAGCACCTTGGCGTGCCTTTCAAAACCGAAAATGTGCTGGCTGATCCGGCCATCCGTCAGGGCATTAAGGATTTCTCAAACTGGCCGACAATTCCCCAGCTTTACGTAAAAGGGGAATTCATTGGCGGGTGCGATATTGTCACCGAAATGTATCAGTCTGGTGAACTGCAAAACCTGTTCAAGGAAAAAAATATTCCTTGTAACGCCCCAGCCTGA
- the metC gene encoding cystathionine beta-lyase codes for MTDENRVSAGWLKLASSLSHVARPQATEAGTYVNLPLERGSTVVFPSLDAMQQTGRKRYEHVSIYGAMGSPTQHELEKAIATIEGGTDTQVVCSGLAACTTPLLAFLKAGDHCLLADNVYGPTRRFAENMLKRFGVEISYFPPCADAATITALMRPNTRVVFTESPGSHTFEVQDVAMLAEVAHAHGALLFLDNTWGFGIFAPFKHGVDVSIQALTKYPAGHSDVIAGAITVADTRLWHTLRDAAIQMGQVAGPDECWLTLRGLRTMGVRLAQQAKSALHIAKWLQTRPEVARVLHPALPECPGHTYWKRDFTGAGSLFGVVLKADYTVQDMQRMIDALKMYGIGASWGGYESLILPTTGGITRSGESPVQAGPAFRLQIGLENPDDLIADLEQGLQVLKSA; via the coding sequence ATGACAGACGAAAACAGAGTTTCCGCCGGCTGGCTTAAACTTGCATCTTCCCTCAGCCATGTTGCCCGCCCACAAGCAACAGAGGCAGGTACCTATGTAAACCTGCCACTGGAACGTGGCTCTACCGTTGTGTTTCCATCCTTGGATGCCATGCAGCAGACGGGCCGCAAACGGTATGAGCATGTCAGTATTTATGGGGCCATGGGCTCGCCCACTCAGCATGAGCTGGAAAAAGCCATTGCCACCATAGAAGGCGGCACGGATACGCAAGTGGTCTGTTCTGGTCTGGCAGCTTGCACCACGCCGCTTCTGGCTTTTCTCAAAGCCGGAGATCACTGTCTGCTGGCAGATAACGTATATGGCCCAACCCGGCGCTTTGCAGAAAATATGCTCAAACGCTTTGGGGTGGAAATTTCTTATTTTCCACCCTGTGCGGATGCCGCAACCATAACGGCCCTTATGCGCCCCAATACGCGTGTGGTGTTTACAGAAAGCCCCGGTAGCCACACGTTTGAGGTGCAGGATGTTGCCATGCTGGCAGAAGTTGCCCATGCGCATGGTGCCTTGTTGTTTTTAGATAATACATGGGGCTTTGGCATTTTTGCGCCATTTAAACACGGCGTGGATGTGTCTATTCAGGCGCTTACAAAATACCCGGCTGGCCATTCTGATGTGATTGCTGGTGCCATTACTGTTGCCGATACACGCCTGTGGCATACATTGCGTGATGCTGCCATTCAGATGGGGCAGGTAGCTGGGCCGGATGAGTGCTGGCTTACGTTACGCGGCCTGCGCACCATGGGCGTGCGGTTGGCTCAGCAGGCAAAATCTGCCCTGCACATTGCCAAATGGCTGCAAACGCGACCGGAAGTAGCCCGCGTGTTACACCCCGCATTACCAGAATGCCCCGGCCACACATATTGGAAGCGTGATTTTACCGGAGCAGGCAGCCTGTTTGGTGTTGTACTGAAGGCCGATTACACAGTGCAGGACATGCAGCGCATGATTGATGCCCTGAAGATGTATGGCATTGGCGCATCGTGGGGAGGATATGAAAGCCTTATTCTTCCTACCACGGGTGGCATTACCCGCAGCGGTGAATCCCCTGTACAGGCTGGCCCAGCTTTTCGCCTTCAGATTGGTCTGGAAAACCCGGATGATCTGATTGCTGATCTGGAACAGGGCTTGCAGGTTCTTAAAAGCGCCTGA
- a CDS encoding endonuclease/exonuclease/phosphatase family protein: MRRPLSRLVEFARRKSAHSFVACDMEGVRVISWNLLRRTGATVHDIAALIEAEKPDVLLMQEATVEIDVLPDVIGGHYARNPQPGRIHGVACWSRIPFARAPRACTIPSGPLFKRHAQIIEYEKFSLANVHLSHGQMLNRKQLRRLATLLSPPCAILGDFNLLGPTLVPGFKDVGPKAPTHRMVDLLPIRIDRCLVEGMQCLSARVLPVFASDHRPIAVTLRPLIGL, translated from the coding sequence ATGAGGCGTCCACTCTCTCGGCTGGTTGAGTTTGCGCGTCGCAAGTCAGCCCATTCCTTTGTTGCCTGCGATATGGAGGGCGTGCGGGTTATTAGCTGGAACCTGCTGCGCCGCACGGGGGCAACCGTGCATGACATTGCCGCCCTTATTGAGGCCGAAAAGCCCGATGTGCTGCTGATGCAGGAGGCCACGGTAGAAATAGACGTGCTGCCAGATGTAATTGGTGGCCACTATGCGCGTAACCCGCAGCCGGGGCGTATTCATGGTGTGGCATGTTGGAGCCGTATTCCGTTTGCGCGCGCGCCCAGAGCCTGCACCATTCCTTCTGGCCCGCTGTTTAAGCGCCATGCCCAGATTATTGAGTATGAAAAGTTTTCTCTGGCCAATGTGCATCTGTCTCATGGGCAGATGTTAAACCGTAAGCAGTTGCGGCGTTTGGCCACCCTGCTTTCTCCCCCATGTGCCATTTTGGGGGATTTCAACCTGTTGGGCCCAACATTGGTACCCGGTTTTAAGGATGTTGGGCCTAAGGCCCCTACGCATCGGATGGTAGATTTGCTGCCTATTAGAATTGACCGGTGCCTGGTGGAAGGCATGCAGTGTTTAAGCGCACGTGTTCTGCCGGTTTTTGCCTCGGATCACCGGCCTATTGCGGTCACTTTACGGCCTTTGATTGGGCTGTAA
- a CDS encoding BolA/IbaG family iron-sulfur metabolism protein, with amino-acid sequence MAMSATELETYIRQAFPDAQIKIDDLAGDGDHYACSVVSEAFRGLSRVRQHQLVYQALQGHMGGKLHALALTTSAP; translated from the coding sequence ATGGCAATGTCCGCCACAGAACTCGAAACCTATATCCGGCAGGCTTTTCCGGATGCCCAGATCAAGATTGATGATCTGGCAGGGGATGGTGATCATTATGCCTGTTCCGTGGTGAGCGAAGCCTTCCGGGGCCTTTCACGCGTGCGGCAGCATCAGCTTGTCTATCAGGCCCTGCAGGGCCACATGGGCGGCAAGCTGCATGCGCTGGCGCTTACAACTTCTGCTCCCTAA